The genomic stretch CAATGGGTTTTGTGGTTTGTAAAATTGACATGAAAAATGTTGTTGTTTAGTAAAGCTCCCGAAGTTGATTTCGGGAGCGTTTTTCATGGTTAGACTTATTTGATATGATGCAATTTGAAAAGACAATAATGAGACTAATCGGAAAGATTGTGACACAAATGTGTTTACTTGCGACACTGTTCTTTTTTTGAAAAAACGACACAAATATGTTACTTCAATTATTACTTTTGATAAAGATAGTTTTATTTCTCATTCAGTTTGCATAAATTTTAAGGGTTTTCAAATTTAAGAGTTGTATTCAGTAGAAAAAATAAAAGCCTCTCATTTTTGAGAGGCTTTTAATCATGAATGCTAGGTTTTTAATTTTTTTGGTACTCATGTTTAGTATCTACTACTCTGTCTGATTGCCGAATAGTAATTATACCGATCTCCCTATTAGATTTACTTATTATCCTAGTAGTAATATAGGAAGTAATGGTCCAGGGAAACTTCTGGCTAGTTATACGTAGTAGGACGATGCAATATATTAGGATTGTCTATCTGAAGATGAGCGGATACAACAAGCATTAAAAGATCGATCCTATTTATTTGGAAATCAGGTATTTACAGAATTTGTTTTAAGATATACCCATAGTTGGAGCCAGTACCCTTATGCAGCTGGAGCAGTTTCGATGTTAAAACCGGATCAACAATAGGAAATTGGACCGTATATCGCTACTCCAGAAGGAAGAGTTCATTTTTCAGGGGAACACTCTTCATCAATACCTCGTTGGATGCAAGGAGCGATTGAATCTGGAATCCGTGTAATATATGAATTAAACAATCCAGTAAATTTTGCTTTAACTCACGAGTCTGATTTAGTTTATGTTTTTTGGTGACTATTTCATTAATTGAAAACTTCAGTTCTTATTAAGTGGGTAGCAATTTGACACTAAGTAACAGTTCAGTGGAAAATTGAAATATAAAATATTTCATCTCGCTATAGTTTCAAAAACACATTCACCTTTAGAAAAACAAATTGAGTGATTATTATCAATGTAAAAATAAAAAAGCTTTCTTCATTTTAATAATGTAAAAAGCCTTTTTTATTCTACTTATTTCTAGCTATTTAACTACTATCATTAAATTCTAGTTGAGTCTAAAATAAAGAGTAACTTTTCTATGTTTTTCTTTAAAAAATTAAAGAACAGCTAAGCCTTGCGAACCAAAATACGGAGTGTTAGTCCAAGTAGCAACTTGAATTCTTTCAAGACTTCCATCATCCTTTATGCTAAAGGCTGAAACTGTACCTTGATTTCCATTTAGAGTATAAAAATGTCGTCCATCTTTACTAACTCCAACATCCATTGGAAGTCCTGTCGGTGTACCTTCTGGAGTACTTGTAATATACTTGTCAACAGTCAGGGAACCATTGCTATCTACTCGATAAGTAGATATTGTACCACTTAAAGTGTTTGCAATATATGCAAAACGTTCATCCTTTGAAGTGATAACCCAGCAAGCTGTCTTAAATCCGTTCTTAATTGCACCGCTTATTACACTAAGTGTGCCTTTTTCGTTCAATGAATACGATGACAGCGAGTTCGAGCCAGCTTCAGTCACTAACAGGATACCTGATGAAAGAAAATAGCACCCAAGGGGTCGCATACCATAAGCGCTGTTAATAATTGGGCCTGTAACAGTCCCATCGCTATTAACGTTAAAAACACTCAGATGATTTGTAGTGAGTTCAGATACAACAATTTTGCTCCCATCTGGAGTAAATAAAACCTGTGCAGGCTGAGCATTTATTGTACTAAGAGTATGAGTGGATCCCGGAATGTGAGTAAGCTTTCCATTATCATCTACATGAAATCCAGAAATGTTGGAAGCAAATTTGTTTTCGGCAATACCAACATTGGAAACATAGATAAGATTTCCAAATACTCCAATGCTATTTGGCTGAGCACCTCCTGATGATTTTACATCCACAAGCACCAGCGCCCCGCTATCATTAACAAAAAAACTAGTGATACTATTACTGCCTGCATTCACTGCAAATAAGAAACGTCCATCATTTGATAAAGCTAATGCTCCCTGTGAAGTAAGTGGATCGATGCCATCATTTGCAGTTGAAGCAGAAACCTCCTTCGTACCAGTTCCTTTTCCATAAGTTGGATAGGCACCCGTAAATCTGAGTAATCCATTCATGTCTCTATTAAAGGCAATAACATAATTCATGGCCTCCATATTGGTCATAATGTAAACCATGCTTGAACGATGATGATTGTTTAAAATCCTAACTCACCTCCTTTTTTATTTTTATATGGATGACTTGCTAATTTAATTACGTTTTTATTATTAATAGTAAAAAGAAGCTCAACATTAAATGAATTCTAAAAAAGATTTTAGGGCTTTAAACGTATTGCCTATAAATACTATGTGAACGATTCAATTCTTGAAGATAAATGCAGCTGCATCATTTTACAACTTAGTACCTCTAGCTAGCAGGTTGGTAGAATATTTACTAGTCTTATCAGCTTTCATATACTAAACGGAAATATTAAGTGATAAAAAATTGGTGAAAAAGTTGAAAATCATTATTGAGGCGTCACATGAGTGCAATGAAACAGAAATCTCTATTAAATCGCTAAGCTTTGAAAGTATACTTTTATTATTTTGTCTTTTTAAACAATAAAAAAGAGCTTCAGCTTGATTAGTTTGTTGAAATTATTGAAAAAATTGATGATAGGGAAATATGGACAAGGCATTTAACTAAATAATTGTAATTTAAACTTTCCGATTCGCTGTGTGCAACAGAGCTATGGATATATAAATCCACCATTCACTGTCGTTTGATGATGCGGTTGTTTAGTATAGTGTCGGGAGAGCATCTTCTACGTCATCATTTTATTTTGAGTGTAAAACGTATCTAACATGATCAATCGATTTCAACTCGGTTCCGGTGAATTAAGAAAGTACTAAGGGATTATTATCCACATAATTATGTTATAACGGGATACGAACGCATCGGAAAGGGAGTTGAAATCATGTTGCTATTTAAAAATATAACAATCGATGGGTTAAATATCTTTTTTCGGGAAGCAGGATCTCCGAATCATCCAACCATTATTCTTCTTCACGGATTTCCTAGCTCTTCCTATATGTTCAGGGATTTGATTCCTCTTCTTTCAGACCGATTTCATGTCATCGCTCCAGATTACCCCGGATTTGGAAATAGTAGCATGCCTACTACAGAACAATTCAATTATACCTTCGAGAATTTATCCATTGTGATTGAAAAGCTAATCGATAGGCTCCATATTTCTCACTATATATTGTATGTCCATGATTATGGAGGACCGATCGGATTTAGGTTGGCTATTCGCAATCCGACCCGTATTCTTGGTTTTGTTATTCAGAATGCAGTGGCAGATGAGAAAGGACTTGGGAAACCATTTGATCTATTTAAAGAACTTTGGACGGACAGAAATCCTGCAACTGAAGCGGAATTTGCCAAGCTTATAACTTTTGATTTTACAAAAAGTCAATATTTAATTGGAGCATGTCACCCTTACCTGATTAGCCCAGATGGATATTCGATGGACCAATTTTTTCTGGATCGTCCCGCAAATAGCCAAATCCAGTTGGAACTAGGTTACGATTATCGAAAAAACGTAGAAGAATACCCAGTCTGGCAACAATACTTGCGAACTTATCAGCCTGCTACACTAGTAGTCTGGGGTATAAACGATTTTATCTTTACATTGGAAGGTGCCCTTGCCTTTAGCAGAGATTTAAACAATATCCAAACTTATTTTCTGTGCGGGGGGCATTTTGTACTTGAGGAACAAAGCCTACATGTTTCGGAGCTAATCAAGTGCTTCTTTGGGCAAATATTCTCTTAGTGATAAACGGTAATCAATAACAATTTGCCATGACGACAACCTTACCGTTATATCTCAATGCCGTTTTAATGAAGGAACTAGGTGATTGGTAGATTTAATTCTGAAAAAATTTTATGGTAAAGTGATATTTTCGTAATAGATGGTGAGAAATAAATACGCTTCATTTTGATCTTGATAATAAGCCTAACCGGACTGGTAGCTGTCCGGTTATTTTTTTGAATAAATCGAAACAGAACTTATTAATAATTAAACTAGTTTATCCTAGTGATGAACTACATACGATTGTTGAAGTTATCTACAAACAATGACAAAACGTTCAAAATGGAAGGGAGATTACTTTGTATTCACCTTTTAAAATGCCCAGAGCTACAAAATACGGAAATAACTATTGGGTACGCAATAGTTACAAAATAAAACGACCAGTAGAGTTTTATAGTCATCTTGAAAATGACCATCATTTATTTGTTATGTGTGATCCAGATATTGTTGACTTTTGTGAACAGCCATTAAAAATGGAATTTGAAGTGGATGGAGATATACGAACATCCATAATAGATATGTGGGTAAAATATCGAGATGGTCGTGAGGAATTTCGTGAAATAAAATACGAAAGTTTATTTTCCACACAAAAAAGAAAAGAGAAAAAAACTCTTTCTGGGGGTTCTGAATAATTATATACTAATCTAGTAGAATATCGATGTTGAATGATCTGGAAAGGTGTGTGAAAGATGAAGACTGTGTTTAAACTCGTCCTTATCACTTTATTGTTTTTTTCAACTAGTAATGTAACGTCCTTCATCCCAACTGTTAAAGCAGCGGATGAACCGTCTAGATTACTTGGCAAACTAACTACTTTTGGTGATTTTGGTGATAGTGAGCGTGAGCGTGAGCATTTCAACTCCGTCACCGTAACGGGAAATGATCATGTGGCGGTAGGGTATTCGGACTCAAACGAAGGTGAATTATTGGCTCTTAATAAAGGGTACTATGATGCCATCATCGTTAAATATGGTCCGAATGGGAACATCAAGTGGGCAAAAACGTTTGGTGGGAGTGATGGTGATGCATTTAATGGTGTCACAACAGCAGGAGATAGTACAGTAGCCGTTGGCTATGCTGCTTCAAATGATGGTGATATAACCCTAAAAGAGGGATTTGTCAATGCCGTCATCGTGAAATATGACACCGATGGGAAAGTCGTGTGGCAAAATGAACTAGGAAGTGTGAATAGTAACAATTCGTTTAACAGTGTCACTACAACAAGTGATGGTTTTATCGCAGCTGGCTATTCAAATAATGATGCCATTCTCGTCAAATATGACACTTACGGGAAACAAATTTGGCTTAAAAAATTTGGTGGTAGCGAATCTGATTTATTTAAAGCTGTGATCGCAACAAACGATGGCTTTCTCGCGGCAGGCGAAACGAATTCTGAAGATGGTGATGTGATAGGTCTGACCGAAGGATTTCCGACTGGATTCATCGTAAAATACGATGTAGACGGAAATGTTGTTTGGAAGAATTCGTATGGTGGTCGACGTTTTTCTTCATACAATTCAATGATAACAACAGATGATGGGGTTATCGTTGCAGGAAAAGGTTCGGATGATGCCCTGGTCATGAAATATGATCACAACGGAAACGTTTTGTGGAAGAAAACGTTTGGTGGTAGCGGGGTAGATGGTTTTAACGCCGTCACAACATCGAGTGATGGTTTTCTAGCAGTAGGTTCTTCATTCTCAGATGACCTTGATTTAGACCATCTGAATCATGACGGGGAAGATGCGCTAATGGTCCAATTTGATCGTGAAGGGAATGTCGTGTGGAAAAAAACCATCGGTGGCACGAAATATGATGAGTTCTATGGTGTCACAGTGAATGAACAAAGAGTAATAGCGGTTGGTTCTTCTGCTTCAGATGAAAACGCCATCCTACTTGATCTTCGTCCAGTGAATCAAATCCAACATCTAACACTTGATTACAGTGCAAGTTTTCGATTTGTCACTATCAATCCAGCAGACGCAAGTGAAACCTTTAATTGGACCAGTTCAGATACCTCGATCATCCCACTTTATTATGGTGGGGAAGTCGGTGTAGCAGGTTACGGTTCAGCGGTATTAGAAGGAACATCTACGAAAAATAATGAAGAGAAACTGACAATTCCGATCGTCGTGAATGAGTATGTCAAAGTCACACTACCTCAGGACAAACTGTATTTGACAATTGGCACAACAGGAAAGCTAACCGCAGAAGTTTCTCCTGCTGATGCGCCCAATCAACTCATCCATTGGACTTCGAGTAATCCTTCGGTTGCTACGGTCGATTCGAATGGAAATGTAAATGCAGTTGGTCGAGGAAAGGTTGCGGTGACAGCAACTTCAGAAGTTGGAGAGTATAAAGCGAAAGTGCTCGTTGTCGTTTCACTCCCTTATCATAAAGTGAGCTTCGATAGCAATGGGGGAACAGAAGTTTCAGATAGGTATTATGAAGAAGGTAGTCTCTTTGACCGACTAGATATACCGATGCCGAAGAAGGCTGGATATGTATTTGGTGGATGGTTTAAAGATGCAAACCTTACAAATCGATGGGATGAATGGAATGATCGGGTCGAATCAGATACGACACTCTATGCATGGTGGTACATTCGGTCGTACAGAGTGGATTTTTATCTATCCACCGGCAATCGAAGTAACACAATCTTTGTAGATGAAAACAACCTGATTCCGGAACCAACCACACCTAAACGAA from Arthrobacter citreus encodes the following:
- a CDS encoding beta-propeller fold lactonase family protein; amino-acid sequence: MVYIMTNMEAMNYVIAFNRDMNGLLRFTGAYPTYGKGTGTKEVSASTANDGIDPLTSQGALALSNDGRFLFAVNAGSNSITSFFVNDSGALVLVDVKSSGGAQPNSIGVFGNLIYVSNVGIAENKFASNISGFHVDDNGKLTHIPGSTHTLSTINAQPAQVLFTPDGSKIVVSELTTNHLSVFNVNSDGTVTGPIINSAYGMRPLGCYFLSSGILLVTEAGSNSLSSYSLNEKGTLSVISGAIKNGFKTACWVITSKDERFAYIANTLSGTISTYRVDSNGSLTVDKYITSTPEGTPTGLPMDVGVSKDGRHFYTLNGNQGTVSAFSIKDDGSLERIQVATWTNTPYFGSQGLAVL
- a CDS encoding alpha/beta hydrolase, with product MLLFKNITIDGLNIFFREAGSPNHPTIILLHGFPSSSYMFRDLIPLLSDRFHVIAPDYPGFGNSSMPTTEQFNYTFENLSIVIEKLIDRLHISHYILYVHDYGGPIGFRLAIRNPTRILGFVIQNAVADEKGLGKPFDLFKELWTDRNPATEAEFAKLITFDFTKSQYLIGACHPYLISPDGYSMDQFFLDRPANSQIQLELGYDYRKNVEEYPVWQQYLRTYQPATLVVWGINDFIFTLEGALAFSRDLNNIQTYFLCGGHFVLEEQSLHVSELIKCFFGQIFS